From Bombus huntii isolate Logan2020A chromosome 4, iyBomHunt1.1, whole genome shotgun sequence, one genomic window encodes:
- the LOC126864766 gene encoding cyclin-dependent kinase 12 isoform X5 has product MYVDVLGDMPSSRDIERAERNGRFRARRRDSTSSDINRHSFEASDKKHRRHGKNKSSGKKKKKRSRDKSVENVPTVASSIVKPLVEYSDVSSEDLSEPEAGEIQSEDSRGNSYTDGEVPETVLQRRYYGGSPVRALGASPISLSPSPPVQHRHVNRHYSPNEQQPSAMHGGTPEYEEESRRYARRKEKKHKREKKKKRSLSPSSSTGKKKKRKSKRHSHSLSPHRIADEIIISPEHEKPIGNWSESPPLPLKDSTSPISPATPQEQRCLSDVELEITRQPRNVTPPSLPPRPTESPHTPLLPPRTTTPENSKASLSTMKHTPERQKHSPSIHTRRSSISPGPTISSSRRRPHSPSPPSRRRDHSPTRRRDFSPSPMVHRLRHSPSPSTRRREFSPSPVSHRRRDPVNSPPSSKRRRREESERRHRHHEKDRRDKRKSRSTRSPTGNRLHLPLSRSRSRSPGRWRKLQSRSRSRSRRRSRTPKKSRSPSKSHKSTRKHKSKSPRPSRIPSPSPHRSRARSPSSITARNLRVQAKISETSLFAELVKDRNMRELAYKKLQAAKEKAVIQDEVQIIEGTDEKDSSSVSSENKASTDNKDKYVNHKDQLKITNESMKPVDLVDIPVPISDDNGIAGKTPPLPITQTVNAPNVIPATNQHMFVYTSPTTTTSVCPVTVTNSPSFPAVTNLQAPPLPQSESANTTGLVSMSVPIPVPVPVLPNLSVPPPPIPIPVPAPNTAMSKFNPPNNLVPLKSVDPPKPPIVAFKTKSLSRLPLPPGINQNDLESIDSPPSRSPSPPSKAQMKFPASTTKPPQKKSIKDLPMPPVVPGSEDLSGEDDPNATPPRTKVERVPPKPKLKRPKILKRRSSRNCHMPMSASSGKDWGERSVDVFEVIAQIGEGTYGQVYKAQDKRAGVLVALKKVRLENEKEGFPITAVREIKILRQLNHKNIVNLREIVTDKQDALDFRKDKGSFYLVFEYMDHDLMGLLESGMVDFNEMNNASIMKQLLDGLNYCHSKNFLHRDIKCSNILMNNKGEVKLADFGLARLYNAEDRQRPYTNKVITLWYRPPELLLGEERYGPAIDVWSCGCILGELFSKKPLFQANVEMMQLEMISRVCGTPTPAVWPSVIKLPLWHTLKPKKSHRRRLREDFSFMPAPALDLLDKMLELDPEKRITAADALKSAWLKNVQPEQMPAPQLPTWQDCHELWSKKRRRQQREQQESSAGKMPLLPLPNKGGPHKAMEDLSDVGGSSKRLKMEAGYNSHPNRLDTESFYGGDNLFNQSRPYMVSSPSYYYTSPPPVTPRPKGDVNRPYMISSPSYFYVSPPSIMPRPKGDTTSHMPELYTEDNLVRKLSALTNVLNQGKPIRVEDLMSLRSDNESDPKVVQLLGELHAELRLAANSRSSGLIESHLPVLNPLPLDTNAAQSGNFDAHAVYAGDDAMSSGRWSQVATAGVRSALLALMSRYGLETCNPSPVITRPPAF; this is encoded by the exons ATGTATGTGGATGTAT TAGGTGACATGCCTAGCAGTCGTGATATTGAAAGAGCTGAACGTAATGGAAGATTTCGAGCACGCAGAAGAGATAGTACCAGCAGTGATATAAATCGACATAGTTTTGAAGCATCTGATAAGAAGCATAGGAGGCATgggaaaaataaaagttctgggaaaaagaaaaagaagagatcaagAGATAAGTCCGTAGAGAATGTTCCAACTGTAGCTTCTTCCATTGTTAAACCTTTGGTTGAATATTCAGATGTTAGTAGCGAAGACTTGTCTGAACCAGAAGCTGGGGAAATTCAGTCAGAAGATAGTAGAGGTAATAGCTATACAGATGGAGAAGTACCTGAAACAGTTTTACAAAGACGTTATTATGGAGGGAGTCCAGTACGTGCACTTGGTGCATCTCCTATTAGTCTTTCGCCATCTCCACCAGTTCAGCATAGACATGTTAATAGACATTATTCGCCAAATGAACAACAACCATCTGCAATGCATGGTGGAACACCTGAATATGAAGAAGAGTCTAGACGATAtgcaagaagaaaagagaaaaaacacaaacgagaaaagaagaagaagagaagtcTTAGTCCTTCATCCAGTActgggaaaaagaaaaaacgaaagtCTAAAAGGCATTCTCATAGTCTGAGTCCACATCGCATTGCAGATGAAATTATCATAAGCCCCGAGCATGAAAAACCAATTGGAAATTGGTCAGAATCACCGCCTTTACCATTAAAAGATAGTACCTCGCCGATATCACCTGCTACACCACAAGAACAAAGGTGTTTAAGTGATGTAGAACTTGAAATAACAAGGCAACCTCGAAATGTAACTCCTCCATCACTTCCTCCAAGACCAACAGAATCACCCCATACCCCTTTATTACCTCCGAGAACGACAACGCCAGAGAATAGCAAAGCAAGTTTATCAACAATGAAACATACTCCTGAAAGACAAAAGCATAGTCCTAGTATCCATACGCGACGTAGTAGCATTAGTCCAGGGCCCACTATTAGCTCGAGTCGTAGGAGACCTCATAGTCCATCGCCACCATCAAGACGAAGGGACCATAGCCCAACGAGAAGAAGAGATTTTAGTCCAAGTCCAATGGTGCATAGACTTAGGCACAGTCCTAGTCCTTCAACAAGGCGAAGAGAATTTAGCCCAAGTCCTGTAAGTCACCGACGTAGAGATCCTGTTAATTCTCCACCTTCGAGTAAACGTAGACGGCGTGAAGAATCTGAAAGACGACATAGACATCATGAAAAAGACAGAAGAGATAAAAGGAAGTCGAGATCAACTAGAAGTCCTACTGGAAACAG gTTACATTTACCTCTTTCTCGTTCACGATCACGAAGTCCTGGACGATGGCGAAAGTTACAATCACGATCTAGATCGCGTTCACGGAGAAGAAGCCGTACTCCAAAAAAATCTCGTTCTCCTAGCAAGTCACATAAATCGACAAGAAAACACAAATCAAAAAGTCCACGTCCTTCGAGGATACCTTCTCCCTCTCCTCATAGATCCAGAGCAAGAAGCCCCTCAAGTATCACAGCAAGAAATCTCCGAGTACAAGCAAAGATTAGCGAAACTAGTTTATTTGCTGAACTCGTGAAAGATAGAAACATGAGGGAATTAGCATACAAAAAGTTACAAGCAGCTAAGGAGAAGGCTGTTATTCAAGATGAAGTTCAAATTATAGAAGGCACTGATGAAAAAGATAGTAGTAGTGTATCTTCTGAGAACAAAGCATCCACAGACAATAAGGATAAGTACGTGAATCATAAAGACCAATTGAAGATAACAAATGAAAGTATGAAGCCTGTTGACCTTGTGGATATTCCTGTTCCAATATCGGATGACAATGGAATAGCGGGAAAAACGCCACCATTGCCAATTACACAAACTGTTAATGCACCAAATGTAATACCTGCAACTAATCAGCATATGTTTGTATATACTTCACCTACAACTACCACTAGTGTCTGTCCAGTGACTGTTACAAATAGTCCAAGTTTCCCAGCTGTTACAAATCTGCAAGCGCCACCATTGCCACAATCTGAGTCTGCAAATACAACAGGTTTAGTGTCTATGTCAGTGCCTATTCCTGTACCAGTACCTGTTCTCCCTAATTTATCTGTTCCACCGCCACCTATACCTATACCAGTTCCAGCACCAAATACAGCTATGTCTAAATTCAATCCTCCTAACAATCTAGTTCCTCTTAAGTCGGTAGATCCTCCTAAGCCTCCTATTGTAGCATTCAAAACTAAAAGTTTATCACGGTTACCATTACCACCTGGAATTAATCAAAATGATTTGGAGAGTATAGACTCACCACCGAGTCGATCTCCAAGTCCGCCTAGTAAGGCACAAATGAAATTCCCAGCTTCAACTACAAAACCACCGCAAAAAAAGAGTATTAAAGACTTACCTATGCCACCGG TTGTTCCTGGATCAGAAGATTTAAGTGGAGAAGATGATCCAAATGCAACGCCTCCTCGTACAAAAGTTGAACGTGTACCACCAAAACCGAAATTAAAAAGACCAAAAATTTTGAAACGTAGAAGTTCTAGAAATTGTCATATGCCTATGTCGGCTTCGAGTGGTAAAGATTGGGGAGAACGCTCTGTTGACGTATTTGAAGTCATAGCTCAAATAGGAGAGGGTACTTATGGACAAGTTTATAAAGCTCAAGACAAACGAGCTGGTGTACTTGTTGCATTGAAAAAAGTTCGtctggaaaatgaaaaagaaggatTTCCCATTACAGCAGTACGAGAAATTAAAATCTTACGACAACTCAATCACAAAAATATCGTGAATTTGAGGGAAATAGTTACGGACAAACAAGACGCGTTAGATTTTAGAAag gACAAGGGTTCATTCTATCTCGTATTTGAATACATGGATCATGACTTGATGGGTCTTTTGGAGTCTGGAATGGTTGATTTCAATGAAATGAATAATGCAAGCATCATGAAGCAGTTATTAGATGGATTAAATTACTGCCACAGTAAAAACTTTTTACATAGAGATATCAAGTGTTCTAATATACTGATGAATAACAA AGGGGAAGTTAAATTAGCTGATTTTGGACTTGCAAGACTTTATAATGCTGAAGATAGGCAGCGTCCCTATACGAATAAAGTGATAACTTTGTGGTATAGGCCACCTGAATTATTACTGGGCGAAGAACGTTATGGCCCTGCAATAGATGTATGGAGTTGTGGCTGTATTTTAGgagaattattttctaagaaaCCGCTATTTCAA GCAAATGTAGAAATGATGCAGTTGGAGATGATTTCCAGAGTCTGTGGTACACCGACTCCTGCCGTTTGGCCTTCTGTGATAAAACTGCCATTATGGCATACATTGAAACCAAAAAAATCACATAGAAGACGTTTACGAGAAGATTTTTCATTCATGCCAGCACCAGCACTGGATCTTTTAGATAAAATGCTGGAATTAGATCCAGAAAAACGAATAACGGCTGCTGATGCACTTAAAAGTGCATGGCTGAAAAATGTTCAACCTGAGCA gATGCCAGCACCTCAGCTTCCTACTTGGCAAGACTGTCATGAGCTGTGGAGTAAAAAACGAAGACGTCAGCAGCGTGAGCAACAAGAAAGCTCTGCTGGAAAGATGCCTCTTCTCCCTCTTCCAAATAAAGGAGGTCCCCATAAGGCTATGGAAGATCTGTCTGATGTCGGGGG GTCTTCCAAACGTTTAAAAATGGAAGCAGGTTACAATTCTCATCCAAATCGTCTTGATACGGAATCTTTCTATGGGGGAGATAATTTGTTCAACCAAAGCAGACCTTACATGGTCTCATCGCCATCATATTATTACACAAGTCCTCCACCTGTTACACCACGGCCCAAGGGAGATGTTAACAGACCTTATATGATCTCATCACcatcatatttttatgttagTCCACCATCAATTATGCCACGGCCCAAAGGAGATACTACCTCTCATATGCCAGAATTATACACAGAAGATAATCTTGTTCGAAAATTAAGTGCTCTCACAAATGTATTAAATCAGGGAAAACCAATTCGTGTTGAAGATCTCATGTCACTTCGATCAGATAATGAG AGTGACCCAAAAGTAGTACAATTACTAGGAGAATTGCATGCTGAACTACGACTTGCTGCAAATTCAAGATCAAGTGGACTAATAGAATCTCACCTTCCTGTACTAAATCCACTACCTTTAG ATACAAATGCAGCACAGTCAGGAAATTTTGATGCACATGCAGTTTATGCTGGTGATGATGCAATGAGTTCTGGAAGGTGGTCGCAGGTGGCTACAGCTGGTGTTCGCAGTGCATTATTAGCGCTAATGTCGCGCTATGGTTTGGAAACTTGCAATCCTTCCCCTGTTATCACCCGACCCCCAG CGTTCTAA
- the LOC126864766 gene encoding cyclin-dependent kinase 12 isoform X3: protein MPSSRDIERAERNGRFRARRRDSTSSDINRHSFEASDKKHRRHGKNKSSGKKKKKRSRDKSVENVPTVASSIVKPLVEYSDVSSEDLSEPEAGEIQSEDSRGNSYTDGEVPETVLQRRYYGGSPVRALGASPISLSPSPPVQHRHVNRHYSPNEQQPSAMHGGTPEYEEESRRYARRKEKKHKREKKKKRSLSPSSSTGKKKKRKSKRHSHSLSPHRIADEIIISPEHEKPIGNWSESPPLPLKDSTSPISPATPQEQRCLSDVELEITRQPRNVTPPSLPPRPTESPHTPLLPPRTTTPENSKASLSTMKHTPERQKHSPSIHTRRSSISPGPTISSSRRRPHSPSPPSRRRDHSPTRRRDFSPSPMVHRLRHSPSPSTRRREFSPSPVSHRRRDPVNSPPSSKRRRREESERRHRHHEKDRRDKRKSRSTRSPTGNRLHLPLSRSRSRSPGRWRKLQSRSRSRSRRRSRTPKKSRSPSKSHKSTRKHKSKSPRPSRIPSPSPHRSRARSPSSITARNLRVQAKISETSLFAELVKDRNMRELAYKKLQAAKEKAVIQDEVQIIEGTDEKDSSSVSSENKASTDNKDKYVNHKDQLKITNESMKPVDLVDIPVPISDDNGIAGKTPPLPITQTVNAPNVIPATNQHMFVYTSPTTTTSVCPVTVTNSPSFPAVTNLQAPPLPQSESANTTGLVSMSVPIPVPVPVLPNLSVPPPPIPIPVPAPNTAMSKFNPPNNLVPLKSVDPPKPPIVAFKTKSLSRLPLPPGINQNDLESIDSPPSRSPSPPSKAQMKFPASTTKPPQKKSIKDLPMPPVVPGSEDLSGEDDPNATPPRTKVERVPPKPKLKRPKILKRRSSRNCHMPMSASSGKDWGERSVDVFEVIAQIGEGTYGQVYKAQDKRAGVLVALKKVRLENEKEGFPITAVREIKILRQLNHKNIVNLREIVTDKQDALDFRKDKGSFYLVFEYMDHDLMGLLESGMVDFNEMNNASIMKQLLDGLNYCHSKNFLHRDIKCSNILMNNKGEVKLADFGLARLYNAEDRQRPYTNKVITLWYRPPELLLGEERYGPAIDVWSCGCILGELFSKKPLFQANVEMMQLEMISRVCGTPTPAVWPSVIKLPLWHTLKPKKSHRRRLREDFSFMPAPALDLLDKMLELDPEKRITAADALKSAWLKNVQPEQMPAPQLPTWQDCHELWSKKRRRQQREQQESSAGKMPLLPLPNKGGPHKAMEDLSDVGGSSKRLKMEAGYNSHPNRLDTESFYGGDNLFNQSRPYMVSSPSYYYTSPPPVTPRPKGDVNRPYMISSPSYFYVSPPSIMPRPKGDTTSHMPELYTEDNLVRKLSALTNVLNQGKPIRVEDLMSLRSDNESDPKVVQLLGELHAELRLAANSRSSGLIESHLPVLNPLPLDTNAAQSGNFDAHAVYAGDDAMSSGRWSQVATAGVRSALLALMSRYGLETCNPSPVITRPPGKPTSNLTQNLSLPSTSSQSAFSS, encoded by the exons ATGCCTAGCAGTCGTGATATTGAAAGAGCTGAACGTAATGGAAGATTTCGAGCACGCAGAAGAGATAGTACCAGCAGTGATATAAATCGACATAGTTTTGAAGCATCTGATAAGAAGCATAGGAGGCATgggaaaaataaaagttctgggaaaaagaaaaagaagagatcaagAGATAAGTCCGTAGAGAATGTTCCAACTGTAGCTTCTTCCATTGTTAAACCTTTGGTTGAATATTCAGATGTTAGTAGCGAAGACTTGTCTGAACCAGAAGCTGGGGAAATTCAGTCAGAAGATAGTAGAGGTAATAGCTATACAGATGGAGAAGTACCTGAAACAGTTTTACAAAGACGTTATTATGGAGGGAGTCCAGTACGTGCACTTGGTGCATCTCCTATTAGTCTTTCGCCATCTCCACCAGTTCAGCATAGACATGTTAATAGACATTATTCGCCAAATGAACAACAACCATCTGCAATGCATGGTGGAACACCTGAATATGAAGAAGAGTCTAGACGATAtgcaagaagaaaagagaaaaaacacaaacgagaaaagaagaagaagagaagtcTTAGTCCTTCATCCAGTActgggaaaaagaaaaaacgaaagtCTAAAAGGCATTCTCATAGTCTGAGTCCACATCGCATTGCAGATGAAATTATCATAAGCCCCGAGCATGAAAAACCAATTGGAAATTGGTCAGAATCACCGCCTTTACCATTAAAAGATAGTACCTCGCCGATATCACCTGCTACACCACAAGAACAAAGGTGTTTAAGTGATGTAGAACTTGAAATAACAAGGCAACCTCGAAATGTAACTCCTCCATCACTTCCTCCAAGACCAACAGAATCACCCCATACCCCTTTATTACCTCCGAGAACGACAACGCCAGAGAATAGCAAAGCAAGTTTATCAACAATGAAACATACTCCTGAAAGACAAAAGCATAGTCCTAGTATCCATACGCGACGTAGTAGCATTAGTCCAGGGCCCACTATTAGCTCGAGTCGTAGGAGACCTCATAGTCCATCGCCACCATCAAGACGAAGGGACCATAGCCCAACGAGAAGAAGAGATTTTAGTCCAAGTCCAATGGTGCATAGACTTAGGCACAGTCCTAGTCCTTCAACAAGGCGAAGAGAATTTAGCCCAAGTCCTGTAAGTCACCGACGTAGAGATCCTGTTAATTCTCCACCTTCGAGTAAACGTAGACGGCGTGAAGAATCTGAAAGACGACATAGACATCATGAAAAAGACAGAAGAGATAAAAGGAAGTCGAGATCAACTAGAAGTCCTACTGGAAACAG gTTACATTTACCTCTTTCTCGTTCACGATCACGAAGTCCTGGACGATGGCGAAAGTTACAATCACGATCTAGATCGCGTTCACGGAGAAGAAGCCGTACTCCAAAAAAATCTCGTTCTCCTAGCAAGTCACATAAATCGACAAGAAAACACAAATCAAAAAGTCCACGTCCTTCGAGGATACCTTCTCCCTCTCCTCATAGATCCAGAGCAAGAAGCCCCTCAAGTATCACAGCAAGAAATCTCCGAGTACAAGCAAAGATTAGCGAAACTAGTTTATTTGCTGAACTCGTGAAAGATAGAAACATGAGGGAATTAGCATACAAAAAGTTACAAGCAGCTAAGGAGAAGGCTGTTATTCAAGATGAAGTTCAAATTATAGAAGGCACTGATGAAAAAGATAGTAGTAGTGTATCTTCTGAGAACAAAGCATCCACAGACAATAAGGATAAGTACGTGAATCATAAAGACCAATTGAAGATAACAAATGAAAGTATGAAGCCTGTTGACCTTGTGGATATTCCTGTTCCAATATCGGATGACAATGGAATAGCGGGAAAAACGCCACCATTGCCAATTACACAAACTGTTAATGCACCAAATGTAATACCTGCAACTAATCAGCATATGTTTGTATATACTTCACCTACAACTACCACTAGTGTCTGTCCAGTGACTGTTACAAATAGTCCAAGTTTCCCAGCTGTTACAAATCTGCAAGCGCCACCATTGCCACAATCTGAGTCTGCAAATACAACAGGTTTAGTGTCTATGTCAGTGCCTATTCCTGTACCAGTACCTGTTCTCCCTAATTTATCTGTTCCACCGCCACCTATACCTATACCAGTTCCAGCACCAAATACAGCTATGTCTAAATTCAATCCTCCTAACAATCTAGTTCCTCTTAAGTCGGTAGATCCTCCTAAGCCTCCTATTGTAGCATTCAAAACTAAAAGTTTATCACGGTTACCATTACCACCTGGAATTAATCAAAATGATTTGGAGAGTATAGACTCACCACCGAGTCGATCTCCAAGTCCGCCTAGTAAGGCACAAATGAAATTCCCAGCTTCAACTACAAAACCACCGCAAAAAAAGAGTATTAAAGACTTACCTATGCCACCGG TTGTTCCTGGATCAGAAGATTTAAGTGGAGAAGATGATCCAAATGCAACGCCTCCTCGTACAAAAGTTGAACGTGTACCACCAAAACCGAAATTAAAAAGACCAAAAATTTTGAAACGTAGAAGTTCTAGAAATTGTCATATGCCTATGTCGGCTTCGAGTGGTAAAGATTGGGGAGAACGCTCTGTTGACGTATTTGAAGTCATAGCTCAAATAGGAGAGGGTACTTATGGACAAGTTTATAAAGCTCAAGACAAACGAGCTGGTGTACTTGTTGCATTGAAAAAAGTTCGtctggaaaatgaaaaagaaggatTTCCCATTACAGCAGTACGAGAAATTAAAATCTTACGACAACTCAATCACAAAAATATCGTGAATTTGAGGGAAATAGTTACGGACAAACAAGACGCGTTAGATTTTAGAAag gACAAGGGTTCATTCTATCTCGTATTTGAATACATGGATCATGACTTGATGGGTCTTTTGGAGTCTGGAATGGTTGATTTCAATGAAATGAATAATGCAAGCATCATGAAGCAGTTATTAGATGGATTAAATTACTGCCACAGTAAAAACTTTTTACATAGAGATATCAAGTGTTCTAATATACTGATGAATAACAA AGGGGAAGTTAAATTAGCTGATTTTGGACTTGCAAGACTTTATAATGCTGAAGATAGGCAGCGTCCCTATACGAATAAAGTGATAACTTTGTGGTATAGGCCACCTGAATTATTACTGGGCGAAGAACGTTATGGCCCTGCAATAGATGTATGGAGTTGTGGCTGTATTTTAGgagaattattttctaagaaaCCGCTATTTCAA GCAAATGTAGAAATGATGCAGTTGGAGATGATTTCCAGAGTCTGTGGTACACCGACTCCTGCCGTTTGGCCTTCTGTGATAAAACTGCCATTATGGCATACATTGAAACCAAAAAAATCACATAGAAGACGTTTACGAGAAGATTTTTCATTCATGCCAGCACCAGCACTGGATCTTTTAGATAAAATGCTGGAATTAGATCCAGAAAAACGAATAACGGCTGCTGATGCACTTAAAAGTGCATGGCTGAAAAATGTTCAACCTGAGCA gATGCCAGCACCTCAGCTTCCTACTTGGCAAGACTGTCATGAGCTGTGGAGTAAAAAACGAAGACGTCAGCAGCGTGAGCAACAAGAAAGCTCTGCTGGAAAGATGCCTCTTCTCCCTCTTCCAAATAAAGGAGGTCCCCATAAGGCTATGGAAGATCTGTCTGATGTCGGGGG GTCTTCCAAACGTTTAAAAATGGAAGCAGGTTACAATTCTCATCCAAATCGTCTTGATACGGAATCTTTCTATGGGGGAGATAATTTGTTCAACCAAAGCAGACCTTACATGGTCTCATCGCCATCATATTATTACACAAGTCCTCCACCTGTTACACCACGGCCCAAGGGAGATGTTAACAGACCTTATATGATCTCATCACcatcatatttttatgttagTCCACCATCAATTATGCCACGGCCCAAAGGAGATACTACCTCTCATATGCCAGAATTATACACAGAAGATAATCTTGTTCGAAAATTAAGTGCTCTCACAAATGTATTAAATCAGGGAAAACCAATTCGTGTTGAAGATCTCATGTCACTTCGATCAGATAATGAG AGTGACCCAAAAGTAGTACAATTACTAGGAGAATTGCATGCTGAACTACGACTTGCTGCAAATTCAAGATCAAGTGGACTAATAGAATCTCACCTTCCTGTACTAAATCCACTACCTTTAG ATACAAATGCAGCACAGTCAGGAAATTTTGATGCACATGCAGTTTATGCTGGTGATGATGCAATGAGTTCTGGAAGGTGGTCGCAGGTGGCTACAGCTGGTGTTCGCAGTGCATTATTAGCGCTAATGTCGCGCTATGGTTTGGAAACTTGCAATCCTTCCCCTGTTATCACCCGACCCCCAGGTAAACCAACATCCAACCTAACACAAAACCTTTCCCTACCCTCGACTTCCTCTCAGTCAGCATTCAGCTCATAA